In the Chlorobium limicola DSM 245 genome, one interval contains:
- a CDS encoding RNA polymerase subunit sigma-24, giving the protein MGEPCRTVFDLQETLYRTALWMTGSKILARELVVWTYRDVVADTTLSELLKRFRAYYFSNFSIDLFSCFMETGCSRMHDLRDDSTGRYYDDIKLAVLLADIFGMTQHEIAEINGTDLDTLKIWLWWGRKTFVLLQGAESSGEAGNQF; this is encoded by the coding sequence ATGGGCGAGCCATGCAGAACGGTATTCGACTTGCAGGAGACGCTATACCGTACCGCTCTGTGGATGACCGGTTCAAAAATACTGGCCAGGGAGCTTGTGGTCTGGACCTATCGTGACGTCGTTGCCGACACCACCCTGAGCGAGCTGCTCAAGCGGTTCAGGGCATACTACTTCAGCAATTTCAGCATTGACCTCTTTTCCTGCTTTATGGAGACGGGATGCAGCAGAATGCACGACCTGCGGGACGATTCGACCGGCCGGTATTACGACGACATCAAGCTTGCAGTGCTGCTGGCCGACATATTCGGCATGACGCAGCACGAGATAGCCGAAATCAACGGAACCGACCTCGATACCCTGAAAATATGGCTCTGGTGGGGCCGGAAAACCTTTGTATTATTGCAGGGTGCGGAAAGTTCCGGCGAGGCAGGCAATCAGTTCTGA
- a CDS encoding nucleoside deaminase, translated as MHNLNFYMEQAFREALKAYEKKEVPVGAVVFDSNGNIAGRGHNQVEALSDATAHAEMIALTSAMATLGSKYLDACTLAVTMEPCPMCAGAIVNAKVGRVIFGAYDPKMGASGTVLNITGCRELNHQPEVIGGIMENKCSELLRDFFSELRRR; from the coding sequence ATGCACAATCTGAACTTTTATATGGAACAGGCCTTCAGGGAAGCGTTGAAAGCCTACGAAAAAAAAGAGGTGCCCGTAGGGGCGGTCGTTTTCGACAGTAACGGCAATATTGCCGGCAGGGGACACAATCAGGTTGAAGCGTTGTCCGACGCCACGGCGCACGCCGAAATGATCGCGCTCACCTCGGCCATGGCCACGCTCGGCAGCAAATACCTCGACGCATGCACGCTGGCCGTAACCATGGAACCCTGTCCCATGTGTGCCGGGGCAATCGTCAACGCAAAGGTCGGGCGAGTCATTTTCGGAGCCTATGATCCGAAAATGGGCGCCTCGGGTACGGTGCTGAACATAACAGGATGCAGGGAACTCAACCACCAGCCGGAAGTGATCGGAGGCATTATGGAGAACAAATGTTCCGAATTGCTCCGCGATTTTTTTTCGGAGTTGCGCCGCAGGTAA
- the sucC gene encoding ADP-forming succinate--CoA ligase subunit beta: MNIHEYQGKDILKKFGVSVPRGIVAFSPDEAKQAAQQLFEEQGSPVVVVKAQIHAGGRGKAGGVKLAKSPDEAMEIARQMLGATLVTHQTGPEGKQVSRLLVEEGMNIDREFYVGITLDRSTSRNVLMVSTEGGMEIEKVAEETPDKLLKIQVDPLYGLQGFQAREAAFFLGLEGEQFRNAVTFIIALYNAYMTIDASLAEINPLVVTKEGRVLALDAKINFDGNALFRHKNFLELRDTNEEDPFEVEASKSNLNYVRLDGNVGCMVNGAGLAMATMDMIQLAGGRPANFLDVGGGASPETVEEGFKIILSDKNVRAILVNIFGGIVRCDRVAGGIIQAARKIGLNLPVIVRLEGTNAEIAQKMLDESGLNLIAANGLHDAAAKVNQALAAG; encoded by the coding sequence ATGAACATTCATGAATATCAAGGCAAAGATATCCTGAAAAAATTCGGGGTCAGCGTACCGAGAGGTATCGTGGCTTTTTCGCCTGACGAGGCAAAGCAGGCCGCCCAGCAGCTTTTTGAGGAACAGGGCAGCCCGGTTGTCGTTGTCAAGGCCCAGATTCATGCCGGAGGTCGGGGAAAGGCCGGGGGCGTTAAACTTGCGAAGTCTCCCGATGAGGCTATGGAAATTGCACGGCAGATGCTTGGCGCAACCCTGGTGACCCATCAGACAGGTCCGGAGGGAAAGCAGGTAAGCCGGCTGCTTGTAGAAGAGGGCATGAACATCGACCGCGAGTTCTATGTGGGCATTACCCTTGACCGTTCCACATCGAGAAATGTACTGATGGTTTCAACCGAAGGCGGTATGGAAATCGAAAAGGTCGCCGAAGAGACGCCCGATAAACTTTTAAAAATTCAGGTCGATCCCCTGTATGGCCTGCAGGGATTCCAGGCACGCGAAGCGGCATTTTTCCTTGGCCTCGAGGGGGAACAGTTCAGGAATGCAGTAACGTTTATCATTGCGCTTTACAACGCCTATATGACAATCGACGCTTCTCTGGCTGAAATCAATCCGCTTGTCGTTACCAAAGAAGGACGGGTGCTGGCTCTCGATGCTAAAATCAATTTCGACGGGAACGCGCTTTTCCGCCACAAGAATTTTCTCGAGCTGCGCGACACCAACGAAGAAGATCCGTTCGAAGTTGAAGCTTCGAAATCAAATCTCAACTACGTCCGTCTTGACGGAAACGTCGGCTGCATGGTCAACGGCGCCGGCCTTGCCATGGCAACCATGGACATGATTCAGCTCGCAGGCGGAAGACCTGCAAACTTCCTCGACGTCGGCGGTGGAGCGAGTCCGGAAACCGTTGAGGAGGGCTTTAAAATTATTTTGAGCGACAAGAATGTCAGAGCGATTCTCGTCAATATCTTCGGCGGAATCGTCCGTTGCGACCGCGTTGCCGGCGGCATTATTCAGGCCGCCCGGAAAATCGGACTCAACCTTCCGGTGATTGTTCGCCTCGAAGGTACCAATGCGGAAATTGCCCAGAAGATGCTCGATGAATCCGGGCTGAACCTGATTGCGGCAAACGGCCTGCATGACGCAGCGGCAAAAGTCAACCAGGCGCTTGCCGCCGGCTGA
- a CDS encoding MacB family efflux pump subunit codes for MRPILELRDVHRTYRIGESTVHALRGVSLTVEQGEFIAIMGASGSGKSSLLHILGLLDNPDKGEYRILGNNVNTLSGDEQAGLRNNVAGFVFQQFHLLRRMTIVDNVRLPHIYSGLKGDFRQEAARRLALVGLEKRIDHTPNQLSGGEQQRVAIARALVRDPLLIFADEPTGNLDTKNSYEIMKILKGLHEQGKTIIMVTHETDIAAYAERVITMRDGTIVTDERRESPERKSIPVETARFDLHAGGRRTLLQSGRFSVFMAQAFQSILSNKVRSLLSVLGILVGVASVIAMMALGEGAKAAMQQQLKSMGSNLLSVRGGSAKIRGAASGAGAVTRFTVKDVEAIASLGSLVKNATGVVSGSAQTVFENKNWNTNLEGAGYDYGVMRSTIPTIGRWFSREEMQKREKVAIIGVTVAKELFGTGNPIGRTIKINRINFKVIGIAPVKGFSGPRDEDDIVIIPLTTAMYRVLGKDYLSGIFVEARQSSGIERTKNTISELIRKRHRLHSDDDSFNIRDMTEIQKMLTSTTETMSMLLGSIAAISLLVGGIGIMNIMLVSVTERTREIGLRKAIGARKNDIMLQFLVESVGLTISGGVIGIMIGIGVSLLLSLFAGWAVKTSIFSVVLATVFSVITGLFFGLWPARKAAELNPVEALRYE; via the coding sequence ATGAGACCTATCCTTGAACTTCGCGATGTCCACCGGACATACCGAATAGGCGAAAGCACGGTCCATGCCCTGAGAGGCGTGTCGCTTACCGTTGAACAGGGGGAGTTCATAGCGATCATGGGCGCATCGGGATCAGGGAAATCATCGCTGCTTCATATTCTCGGTCTGCTTGACAACCCCGACAAGGGAGAATACCGGATTCTCGGCAATAACGTCAATACGCTCTCCGGGGACGAACAGGCCGGTTTGCGCAACAATGTTGCCGGCTTTGTCTTTCAGCAGTTTCATCTGCTCCGGCGAATGACCATCGTGGACAATGTCCGGCTGCCGCATATCTACAGCGGTCTCAAAGGAGATTTCCGCCAGGAGGCGGCCAGGCGCCTTGCACTTGTAGGGCTTGAAAAAAGGATCGATCACACGCCGAACCAGCTTTCCGGAGGCGAACAGCAGCGGGTTGCCATAGCCAGGGCTCTTGTTCGCGATCCGCTGCTCATTTTTGCAGACGAACCGACGGGAAACCTCGATACGAAAAATTCGTACGAGATCATGAAAATACTCAAAGGGCTTCATGAGCAGGGTAAAACCATCATCATGGTTACCCACGAGACCGACATCGCCGCCTATGCCGAAAGGGTGATTACCATGCGTGACGGGACTATTGTCACCGACGAACGCAGAGAAAGCCCTGAACGCAAGTCCATTCCTGTCGAAACTGCCCGTTTCGACCTGCATGCAGGCGGCAGGCGGACCCTGCTGCAATCCGGGCGTTTTTCCGTGTTCATGGCGCAGGCGTTTCAGTCGATTCTCTCCAACAAGGTACGCTCACTTCTTTCGGTTCTCGGCATTCTTGTCGGTGTCGCCTCGGTGATCGCCATGATGGCGCTCGGCGAAGGAGCCAAAGCCGCCATGCAGCAACAGCTCAAATCCATGGGCTCGAACCTCCTCTCCGTAAGGGGAGGGTCGGCGAAAATTCGGGGCGCTGCAAGCGGGGCAGGCGCGGTTACCCGGTTTACGGTCAAAGATGTCGAGGCGATCGCATCTCTCGGGTCACTGGTAAAAAATGCTACAGGAGTGGTAAGCGGAAGCGCTCAGACTGTTTTTGAAAACAAAAATTGGAACACCAACCTTGAAGGGGCTGGCTATGATTACGGGGTCATGCGTTCAACCATACCGACAATCGGGCGGTGGTTCAGCAGGGAGGAAATGCAGAAGCGCGAAAAGGTTGCCATTATAGGTGTAACGGTCGCCAAAGAGCTTTTCGGAACCGGAAACCCGATCGGACGGACCATCAAAATCAACAGAATTAATTTCAAGGTTATCGGGATCGCTCCGGTAAAGGGTTTTTCCGGTCCCCGGGACGAAGACGATATCGTCATCATTCCCCTCACGACCGCCATGTACCGGGTACTTGGCAAGGATTATCTCAGCGGCATCTTTGTTGAAGCAAGGCAGTCTTCAGGCATTGAGCGGACGAAAAACACAATCAGCGAGTTGATCCGCAAGCGTCACCGGTTGCATTCCGACGACGACTCCTTCAACATTCGCGATATGACCGAAATTCAGAAGATGCTCACCAGTACCACTGAGACCATGAGCATGCTGCTCGGTTCGATTGCGGCAATATCGCTTCTGGTCGGAGGCATCGGCATCATGAACATCATGCTGGTTTCGGTAACCGAACGCACCCGTGAAATCGGTCTCAGAAAAGCCATCGGTGCAAGAAAAAACGATATTATGCTGCAGTTTCTCGTGGAGTCCGTCGGCCTGACCATCAGTGGAGGAGTTATAGGCATCATGATCGGTATCGGAGTGTCACTGCTTTTATCGTTATTTGCCGGATGGGCAGTGAAAACCTCGATTTTCTCTGTCGTGCTCGCTACGGTATTTTCTGTCATTACCGGTCTTTTTTTTGGTCTCTGGCCGGCCAGGAAAGCGGCGGAACTCAATCCGGTTGAAGCCTTGCGCTACGAATAG
- a CDS encoding efflux RND transporter periplasmic adaptor subunit yields MISRSKMVFGGVAVLLVTGVAVFFLLRGGGAEKQSFTEIRVERGYIRSGVSTTGVVEPRNRLKIQSSIAGRIEDIHVEEGQLVRKGQVLARLSSTERAALLDAAKLQGDKELSYWKTVYRETAVIAPINGQIIVRSVEPGQTVTTSDSLFVLSDRLIVKAYVDETDIGRVKIGQNAVIGLDAYPEIKVHGVVEHIYYESHLQNNVNIYYVDVIPETIPDVFRSGMSANIDIIVSEKNNALLLPSSALQSRKGKTVVRQKSLAAKNGVIYKAVETGMQDDTNIEILHGLRENAVVLVQDTSFALPENNGGSNPFMPQRNRRKQ; encoded by the coding sequence ATGATCAGCAGAAGTAAGATGGTTTTCGGTGGAGTGGCAGTACTTCTCGTTACAGGAGTTGCCGTATTTTTTCTCTTGCGTGGCGGAGGAGCGGAGAAACAGAGCTTTACTGAAATTCGCGTCGAAAGAGGGTATATCAGATCCGGAGTTTCAACGACGGGAGTTGTCGAACCGCGCAACCGTCTTAAAATACAGTCCTCCATCGCCGGAAGGATCGAGGATATTCATGTCGAGGAAGGGCAGCTTGTTCGGAAAGGCCAGGTGCTTGCCCGTCTCAGTTCCACCGAACGTGCCGCACTGCTTGATGCGGCAAAACTGCAGGGAGACAAGGAACTTTCCTACTGGAAAACCGTCTATCGCGAAACCGCAGTCATCGCTCCGATCAATGGACAGATCATTGTACGAAGCGTCGAACCGGGCCAGACGGTAACCACCAGCGACTCGCTGTTCGTCCTCTCTGACCGGCTTATCGTCAAGGCATATGTAGACGAAACCGATATCGGGCGCGTAAAAATCGGACAGAACGCGGTGATCGGTCTTGACGCCTATCCTGAAATAAAGGTGCACGGAGTGGTCGAACATATCTATTACGAGTCTCATTTACAGAATAACGTGAACATCTACTATGTCGATGTGATTCCCGAAACCATTCCCGACGTGTTCCGTTCGGGTATGAGCGCCAACATCGATATTATCGTCAGTGAAAAAAACAACGCGCTGCTTCTGCCCTCAAGCGCCCTGCAGAGCAGAAAAGGCAAAACCGTGGTGCGGCAGAAAAGCCTCGCCGCCAAAAACGGCGTGATCTATAAAGCGGTTGAAACCGGCATGCAGGACGACACCAATATCGAGATACTTCACGGTCTCAGGGAAAACGCTGTCGTGCTGGTTCAGGACACATCGTTTGCCCTTCCCGAAAACAACGGCGGATCAAACCCCTTTATGCCTCAGCGGAACAGAAGAAAACAATGA
- a CDS encoding TolC family protein, with product MYRMLLACRVGICSLLTLLFFSVPRPLQAVELLTWQQCVSEAGKAHPDLYSALAAMQQAEADSRITGGQLLPQLSAGLTAVQNGTTEQNIGSSSAFSWSLSARQLLYDGRKTSRQVAAYKEAEKAAGHNYSAVSADVRFALRSAFTDLLKAEELVALSKEIAERRRKNFRLIGLRYQAGREHIGSLRKAEADLGESEFEVSRAERGLVLAQSILASALGRDLRSPIRVKGSFTVEDVLTVKPNLALLARESPLVQQLEARRKAARYDLEAAKGAFSPELSLTSSIGRNSFDSLPPDEVDWNAGIELSLPIYGGGTGRAKVARAMAVVSQQNAEEKSGYLQVFDMLEESWKNFLDARQYVTVRRKFLDAAVERAAIANVQYSNGLISFDDWVIIEDNLVSAKKEFLNAGADLLIAEAQWIKAKGGGLDDQQK from the coding sequence ATGTACAGAATGCTTCTTGCTTGCAGGGTCGGTATCTGTTCGTTGTTGACGCTGCTTTTTTTCTCTGTTCCGAGGCCTCTCCAGGCGGTCGAGCTGCTGACCTGGCAGCAGTGCGTCAGCGAAGCCGGAAAAGCCCATCCCGATCTCTATTCGGCTCTGGCCGCAATGCAGCAGGCCGAAGCCGACAGCCGCATCACCGGTGGACAGCTTCTTCCACAGTTGAGTGCTGGTTTGACGGCCGTGCAGAACGGCACTACCGAACAAAACATCGGTTCCTCATCGGCATTTTCCTGGTCGCTGAGTGCAAGGCAGCTGCTCTATGACGGTCGGAAAACCTCCCGACAGGTTGCTGCGTACAAAGAGGCTGAGAAAGCGGCGGGCCACAATTACAGTGCGGTTTCTGCCGATGTGCGATTCGCCCTCCGTTCGGCATTTACCGATCTTCTCAAAGCCGAGGAACTGGTTGCTCTTTCAAAGGAGATTGCCGAACGCAGAAGGAAGAATTTCCGGCTCATCGGTCTTCGCTATCAGGCCGGAAGAGAACATATCGGTTCGCTCCGCAAGGCCGAGGCCGATCTCGGCGAGTCGGAGTTTGAAGTCTCACGGGCCGAAAGGGGGCTTGTGCTTGCACAGTCCATACTCGCTTCGGCTCTCGGGCGCGATCTGCGCAGTCCGATCAGGGTAAAGGGCTCGTTCACCGTCGAAGATGTTCTCACGGTAAAGCCGAATCTTGCCCTGCTTGCCAGAGAAAGTCCGCTGGTACAGCAGCTCGAAGCCAGGCGAAAAGCCGCCCGTTACGATCTCGAAGCCGCAAAAGGGGCATTCTCTCCCGAACTATCCCTGACCTCTTCTATCGGCAGAAATTCCTTTGACAGCCTGCCTCCCGACGAGGTCGACTGGAATGCCGGAATCGAGCTGTCTTTGCCGATATACGGCGGCGGCACGGGCCGTGCCAAAGTCGCGCGGGCCATGGCGGTTGTCAGTCAGCAGAATGCCGAAGAGAAAAGCGGCTACCTTCAGGTGTTCGATATGCTGGAAGAGAGCTGGAAGAATTTTCTGGATGCCCGTCAGTACGTTACCGTGCGGAGAAAATTTCTCGATGCGGCCGTTGAACGCGCAGCTATTGCCAATGTCCAGTATTCGAACGGTCTTATCTCTTTCGACGACTGGGTGATAATAGAAGACAATCTTGTGAGCGCAAAAAAGGAGTTTCTCAATGCCGGAGCAGATCTCTTGATTGCCGAGGCTCAATGGATCAAGGCAAAAGGGGGAGGACTTGATGATCAGCAGAAGTAA
- a CDS encoding ABC-F family ATP-binding cassette domain-containing protein: MFEARNLSLSVGTKELLADSSFRIGDRDRVSLVGMNGTGKSTLLKLISGTSSESTIVTEGQFLKSADTSIGYLPQEISFDDDLEKTALQYAMHANIRLFELSETIAQLEHELALPDQDHAGEAYHRLIERFTDAMHDFDHHGGYTMRAQAEKMLSGLGFSEADFHKKVKAFSGGWQMRLLITRLLLQNPTLLLLDEPTNHLDIDSLRWLENYLQNYEHSCIIVSHDRFFLDKLTTRTLEIAFQRIEEYKGNYSYYEKEKAARYELMMSRYANDLKKAAELKAFVDRFRYKATKARQAQSRLRQLEKLEQGLQAPEEDLSQISFRFPKANPSGREVMRLEGIGKTYTLPDGTPKQVLRNINLEVLRGDRIAIVGSNGAGKTTFCKILAGEIDFEGKLSTGHNVSLNYFAQHQTENLDTEKTVYKEMLDAAPTSEAQKKIRDILGCFLFSGSAVEKKIGVLSGGEKSRVALARILLQASNLLIMDEPTNHLDMRSKEMLIDALENYDGTLLLVSHDRYFLDSLVNKVIEIKNGGLQLYHGTYAEYLEKAEKALEEERVLESARQKAEAAAAKISKVPQAKPAPAPKKNHRKIESIEKNIQALEQRKENLETVMASDEFYKQSPEATKKTLAEYHTLGAELDRLFADWEKATS; the protein is encoded by the coding sequence ATGTTTGAAGCCCGAAATCTCTCCCTCAGCGTAGGCACCAAGGAACTGCTTGCCGATTCATCATTCCGTATCGGCGACCGGGACCGCGTTTCGCTGGTCGGCATGAACGGAACCGGCAAGTCAACCCTGCTGAAACTTATCAGCGGCACATCGTCCGAAAGCACGATCGTAACCGAGGGGCAGTTTCTGAAATCGGCAGATACCAGCATCGGTTACCTGCCCCAGGAAATTTCCTTCGATGACGATCTGGAAAAAACCGCACTGCAGTACGCCATGCATGCCAATATCCGTCTGTTCGAGCTTTCGGAAACCATTGCACAACTTGAACACGAGCTTGCTTTGCCGGATCAGGATCATGCGGGCGAGGCCTACCACAGGCTGATTGAACGGTTCACCGACGCCATGCACGATTTCGATCATCACGGAGGCTATACCATGCGTGCCCAGGCTGAAAAAATGCTTTCGGGACTCGGATTCAGCGAAGCTGATTTTCACAAGAAAGTAAAGGCGTTTTCAGGAGGGTGGCAGATGCGCCTCCTCATTACCCGCCTTCTCCTGCAGAATCCTACCCTGCTCCTGCTCGACGAACCAACGAACCATCTCGATATCGATTCGCTTCGCTGGCTCGAGAACTATCTGCAGAACTATGAACACAGCTGCATTATCGTTTCGCACGACCGCTTCTTCCTCGACAAACTGACGACGAGAACCCTTGAAATCGCCTTTCAGCGCATCGAAGAGTACAAGGGAAACTACTCGTATTACGAAAAGGAAAAAGCGGCCCGCTACGAGCTTATGATGAGCCGGTACGCAAACGATCTGAAAAAAGCCGCCGAGCTCAAGGCGTTCGTCGACCGGTTCCGATACAAGGCCACCAAGGCACGGCAGGCACAAAGCCGGCTCCGCCAGCTTGAAAAACTCGAACAGGGGCTGCAGGCGCCTGAAGAGGATCTCTCGCAGATATCCTTCAGGTTTCCCAAGGCAAATCCTTCGGGCCGCGAGGTCATGCGACTCGAGGGTATCGGCAAAACCTACACCCTGCCGGACGGCACCCCAAAGCAGGTGCTCCGTAATATCAATCTCGAGGTTCTCCGAGGCGACCGCATCGCCATAGTCGGATCGAACGGAGCGGGAAAAACCACTTTCTGTAAAATCCTTGCGGGTGAAATCGATTTTGAAGGAAAGCTTTCGACCGGACACAATGTCAGCCTGAACTATTTCGCCCAGCATCAGACCGAAAATCTCGATACTGAAAAAACCGTTTACAAGGAGATGCTCGATGCCGCTCCGACTTCGGAAGCCCAGAAAAAAATACGCGACATCCTCGGCTGTTTCCTTTTCAGCGGTTCTGCAGTCGAAAAAAAAATCGGAGTGCTGTCGGGAGGTGAAAAATCGCGGGTTGCCCTGGCCCGAATACTGCTTCAGGCTTCGAATCTGCTGATCATGGATGAACCGACCAACCACCTCGACATGCGCTCGAAAGAGATGCTGATCGATGCGCTTGAAAACTATGACGGCACCCTGCTGCTGGTCAGCCATGACCGATACTTCCTCGACAGTCTGGTCAACAAGGTCATTGAAATCAAGAACGGCGGACTGCAGCTCTACCACGGAACCTACGCAGAATATCTTGAAAAGGCCGAAAAAGCCCTCGAGGAGGAGAGAGTGCTGGAGAGTGCACGGCAGAAAGCCGAAGCTGCAGCAGCAAAAATCAGTAAAGTTCCCCAGGCAAAACCTGCTCCTGCGCCTAAAAAAAATCACAGGAAAATCGAGTCGATCGAAAAAAACATACAGGCGCTCGAACAGCGGAAGGAGAACCTGGAAACGGTCATGGCATCCGATGAGTTTTATAAACAGTCTCCTGAAGCGACAAAAAAAACACTCGCCGAGTACCATACTCTCGGGGCCGAACTCGACCGGCTTTTTGCCGATTGGGAAAAAGCAACGTCCTGA